In the Aneurinibacillus soli genome, one interval contains:
- a CDS encoding acyl-CoA dehydrogenase family protein: MNFSLTEEQDAVRKMVRSFVDKEILPYIQEWDAQGHFERSVMTRMADLDLMGVCIPEEYGGTGMDYNTLAIVCDELERGDTAFRTAVSVHTGLNSMTLLQWGNEEQKQKYLVPQAKGEKIGAFGLTEPNAGSDVAAMQTTAVKDGDAYILNGQKTWISLCDVADHFLVFAYTDKSQKHKGISCFIVEREFVGFSSKAIKGKLGIRAGNTGEIFFDNVRIPAANLLGEEGEGFKIAMSALDNGRFTVAAGACGLIQACLEESLKYCHERSTFGKEIGKHQLVQQMIAKMVSGLETSRLLVYRVGWLKNQGKRNTRETSLAKWHACDAAFEAACDAVQIHGAYGYSNEYPVERFMRNAKAPVIYEGTREVHTVMQAEYALDYRQDKVLRKMLPAWPFSEETVEI; encoded by the coding sequence ATGAATTTTTCTTTAACTGAAGAACAAGATGCTGTGCGTAAGATGGTACGTAGCTTTGTAGACAAGGAAATTCTTCCATATATTCAAGAGTGGGATGCACAGGGCCATTTTGAGCGTAGTGTCATGACCCGCATGGCTGATCTTGACCTGATGGGCGTATGCATTCCAGAAGAATACGGCGGCACTGGCATGGATTATAATACGCTTGCAATTGTATGTGACGAGTTGGAACGAGGTGATACAGCATTCCGTACAGCGGTATCCGTACATACGGGCCTGAACAGTATGACGCTTCTGCAGTGGGGAAATGAGGAGCAGAAGCAGAAGTATCTTGTGCCACAGGCAAAAGGAGAAAAAATAGGGGCGTTCGGACTGACAGAACCGAATGCAGGCTCAGACGTAGCAGCTATGCAGACAACGGCGGTGAAGGATGGCGATGCGTACATTCTTAACGGCCAGAAAACATGGATTTCTCTGTGCGATGTAGCGGATCATTTCCTTGTTTTTGCTTATACGGACAAATCACAAAAGCATAAAGGGATTAGCTGCTTTATTGTAGAGCGTGAATTTGTGGGATTTTCGTCCAAAGCGATTAAAGGGAAGCTTGGGATTCGTGCAGGAAATACGGGAGAAATTTTCTTTGATAATGTACGGATTCCGGCTGCAAACTTACTGGGAGAAGAAGGGGAAGGATTTAAGATTGCCATGTCCGCGCTTGATAATGGCCGTTTTACAGTGGCGGCAGGAGCATGCGGATTAATTCAAGCATGCCTTGAGGAAAGTCTGAAATATTGCCATGAGAGAAGTACATTCGGTAAGGAAATCGGTAAGCATCAGCTCGTTCAACAAATGATCGCCAAAATGGTAAGCGGCCTGGAAACATCCCGTCTGCTTGTATATCGTGTCGGTTGGTTGAAAAATCAAGGGAAACGCAATACACGTGAGACGTCACTGGCAAAGTGGCATGCGTGCGATGCGGCGTTTGAAGCCGCGTGCGATGCTGTACAAATTCACGGCGCGTATGGATACTCAAACGAATATCCGGTTGAACGTTTCATGCGCAATGCAAAAGCCCCAGTGATCTATGAAGGAACACGCGAGGTTCATACTGTTATGCAGGCGGAATATGCGCTTGACTATCGTCAGGACAAGGTGCTGCGTAAAATGCTTCCTGCCTGGCCGTTCTCTGAAGAAACGGTAGAAATATAA
- the cspD gene encoding cold-shock protein CspD: MMTGTVKWFNAEKGFGFIEVEGGSDVFVHFSAIQQDGYKSLEEGQTVEFEIVEGARGPQAANVIKL, from the coding sequence ATTATGACTGGTACAGTAAAATGGTTTAACGCAGAAAAAGGTTTCGGATTTATCGAGGTAGAAGGTGGAAGCGACGTATTCGTACACTTCTCCGCTATTCAGCAAGATGGGTATAAGTCACTTGAAGAAGGCCAAACTGTTGAATTCGAAATCGTTGAAGGCGCTCGCGGTCCACAGGCTGCTAACGTTATTAAACTGTAA
- a CDS encoding DEAD/DEAH box helicase, with protein MATFNELGLSPQMTRAISEMGFEEATPIQEKTIPLALQGSDIIGQAQTGTGKTAAFGIPVIERVDPTNPVIQALIMAPTRELAIQVAEEVGRLGSRSGVRVLPVYGGQEISRQIRALKNRPHIIIGTPGRLLDHIRRKTIRLQNVATVVLDEADEMLDMGFVEDIESILTEIPEERQSLFFSATMPPQIKRLTEKFLRNPQHVAIQAKEVTVPNISQYYMELQERQKFDVLCRLLDIDSPELAIVFGRTKRRVDELNDALNKRGYMAEGIHGDLSQRQRDVAMRKFREGQLEVLVATDVAARGLDVSGVTHVYNFDIPQDPESYVHRIGRTGRAGKTGSAVTFVTPRESDHRKIIEKVTKRQMDRRAIPSMVEAMEGKQRIALDRLVEVMEEGGLNDYQGMAEEVLNTYNSIDLVAAALKMLTKSTNSDVDIQLTAEAPVRSKKIKRRDSKPFGNGGGNRGRGGDRGGDRGGRSGGDRNRGGGSGDRNRSGGDRDRRPRTGGKPKQDR; from the coding sequence TTGGCAACATTTAATGAATTAGGTTTAAGCCCCCAGATGACACGCGCCATTAGCGAGATGGGATTTGAGGAAGCAACACCAATCCAGGAAAAAACGATCCCCCTTGCACTCCAAGGATCTGACATTATTGGACAAGCACAAACAGGTACAGGTAAAACAGCAGCCTTCGGAATCCCGGTAATTGAACGGGTTGATCCGACAAATCCGGTAATTCAGGCACTTATTATGGCACCAACTCGCGAGTTGGCGATTCAGGTTGCAGAAGAAGTAGGCAGGCTTGGTTCCCGTTCGGGCGTTCGCGTATTGCCGGTATACGGTGGACAAGAGATCAGCCGCCAGATTCGTGCATTGAAAAACCGCCCTCATATTATTATCGGAACACCGGGTCGTCTGCTCGACCATATTCGTCGGAAGACCATTCGTCTGCAAAACGTAGCAACAGTTGTACTTGACGAGGCAGATGAAATGCTCGACATGGGCTTCGTAGAGGATATTGAATCGATCCTCACGGAGATTCCGGAAGAGCGCCAGAGCTTGTTCTTCTCAGCGACAATGCCGCCGCAAATTAAGCGCTTAACAGAGAAATTCCTGCGCAACCCGCAGCATGTGGCGATTCAGGCGAAAGAAGTAACTGTGCCAAACATTTCCCAGTACTACATGGAGCTGCAGGAACGCCAGAAGTTCGACGTTCTGTGCCGTTTGCTCGACATTGATTCACCGGAGCTTGCGATCGTATTCGGTCGTACAAAGCGCCGGGTTGATGAGCTCAATGATGCGCTTAACAAGCGTGGCTACATGGCAGAAGGCATCCACGGTGACCTAAGTCAGCGTCAGCGCGACGTAGCGATGCGCAAATTCCGTGAAGGTCAGCTTGAAGTGCTTGTTGCAACAGACGTAGCGGCACGCGGTCTCGATGTGAGCGGCGTAACGCACGTATACAACTTCGATATTCCGCAGGACCCGGAGAGTTATGTACACCGTATCGGTCGTACTGGACGTGCGGGTAAAACAGGTTCCGCAGTAACATTCGTAACACCGCGTGAATCCGATCATCGTAAGATCATTGAGAAAGTTACGAAGCGCCAGATGGATCGTCGTGCGATTCCAAGCATGGTCGAAGCGATGGAAGGCAAGCAGCGTATTGCTCTAGACCGTCTGGTAGAAGTGATGGAAGAAGGCGGGCTGAATGATTACCAGGGCATGGCGGAAGAAGTACTGAACACGTACAATTCCATTGATCTGGTAGCAGCCGCGCTGAAAATGCTGACAAAAAGCACAAACAGCGATGTAGATATTCAGCTGACAGCGGAAGCGCCGGTTCGTTCGAAAAAAATCAAGCGCCGCGACAGCAAGCCATTCGGTAACGGTGGTGGCAATCGTGGACGTGGTGGTGATCGTGGCGGTGATCGTGGCGGACGCAGTGGCGGCGATCGTAATCGTGGCGGTGGCAGTGGTGACCGCAATCGTA
- a CDS encoding alpha/beta hydrolase, whose translation MNIYTECHMATHAHAIIVLVHGAGEYFARYEWLAGRLNEAGYHVIGGDLPGLGRSEGRRGHIDDFHQYYRAIDEWLARAYVYEKPVFLIGHSMGGLISIRYMEEKQPDIAGVVLSSPCLGLVRSIPPWLNGLASMLNAVVPRLRLSAGIGADEVSRDSLVAERYGTDPYITTRVSVRWYKQLSLAMEAAYQEADQYPAIPTLLMQAGDDRIVDVEAVRRWVRSQPVECIDYVEWSGLYHEIFNEPEKTKVVDQLLSWLADHI comes from the coding sequence ATGAATATTTATACAGAATGTCATATGGCTACGCACGCGCATGCGATTATTGTGCTCGTTCATGGAGCAGGAGAGTATTTTGCACGGTATGAGTGGCTTGCAGGCAGACTGAATGAGGCGGGATACCATGTAATTGGCGGAGACTTACCGGGGCTTGGTCGTTCGGAGGGAAGGCGTGGACATATTGATGATTTCCATCAGTATTATCGGGCGATTGACGAATGGCTTGCCCGGGCATACGTATATGAGAAGCCGGTCTTCTTAATTGGGCACAGTATGGGGGGGCTTATTTCGATTCGGTATATGGAAGAAAAGCAGCCAGATATAGCTGGAGTCGTACTGTCCTCTCCTTGTCTGGGGCTTGTGCGAAGCATTCCACCGTGGCTTAATGGCCTGGCTTCTATGTTGAATGCGGTTGTTCCCCGTCTGCGTCTGTCTGCCGGGATTGGGGCGGATGAAGTAAGCCGGGATTCGCTGGTTGCAGAGCGCTACGGAACGGATCCGTATATCACGACACGGGTAAGTGTGCGCTGGTATAAGCAACTCTCTCTTGCTATGGAAGCAGCCTATCAGGAAGCGGACCAATATCCCGCAATTCCAACGCTCTTGATGCAGGCAGGCGATGATCGCATTGTAGATGTGGAGGCTGTGCGCCGCTGGGTACGAAGTCAGCCTGTGGAGTGTATTGATTATGTGGAATGGAGTGGGCTATATCATGAGATTTTTAATGAACCAGAGAAGACAAAAGTAGTGGATCAGTTGCTTAGCTGGCTTGCGGATCACATATAA
- a CDS encoding CaiB/BaiF CoA transferase family protein, with amino-acid sequence MITSTSEGEEETDFSEKNKSAALEGIKIVDLTRVLAGPFCTMILGDLGADVIKIEAPGGSDETRGWGPPDIGGESAYYLCTNRNKRALTLNLKKSEARDVLRHLLKDADVVINNFRTGTMEKWGLGYEDLAELNPRLIYASISGFGQTGPYKDIPGYDYIVQAMGGMMSITGSEDTGPMKVGVAIADVATGLYAAIGILAALHERKQSGRGQMIDLALFDAQISLLVNVASNYLVSGNTPKRYGNAHPNIVPYQVFSAADTEMVVAVGNDGQFRKLCALLGKEEWGHDVRFATNSSRLAHREEICGLLQIELSKRPAAEWLSLLTDAGVPNAPVYDLQQLFDDPHVQAREMKVEVTHSTVGRIPMVGTPLKLSRTPVQIRQHPPMAGEHTRDILLEYGFGQEQIEQWIHDSII; translated from the coding sequence ATGATTACGTCGACGTCAGAAGGAGAAGAAGAGACTGATTTTTCGGAAAAAAACAAGTCTGCTGCACTAGAAGGGATTAAGATTGTTGATTTGACACGAGTGCTGGCTGGACCATTTTGCACGATGATCCTTGGAGACCTGGGAGCAGATGTGATTAAAATTGAGGCACCGGGGGGCAGTGATGAAACTCGTGGCTGGGGGCCGCCAGATATAGGCGGAGAAAGCGCGTACTATTTATGTACAAATCGCAACAAAAGAGCTTTGACATTGAATTTGAAGAAAAGCGAAGCGCGAGATGTACTGCGGCATCTGCTGAAAGACGCGGATGTAGTCATTAATAACTTCCGAACCGGTACGATGGAAAAATGGGGACTTGGATATGAAGATCTGGCTGAACTCAATCCTCGTCTCATTTACGCTTCCATTAGCGGATTTGGCCAGACCGGGCCGTACAAAGACATACCGGGGTATGATTATATTGTACAGGCCATGGGTGGCATGATGAGCATCACGGGTAGTGAAGACACAGGACCTATGAAAGTAGGCGTAGCGATTGCGGATGTAGCTACTGGTCTGTATGCCGCCATTGGGATTCTCGCCGCTCTCCATGAACGGAAGCAATCCGGGCGGGGCCAGATGATTGATCTCGCATTGTTTGATGCTCAGATCTCGCTGTTGGTTAACGTAGCGAGTAACTATCTTGTGTCTGGAAACACACCAAAACGCTACGGAAATGCTCATCCTAATATCGTACCGTACCAAGTATTTTCTGCTGCTGACACAGAGATGGTTGTTGCAGTAGGAAATGATGGTCAATTCCGTAAACTGTGTGCGTTGCTAGGGAAAGAAGAGTGGGGCCATGACGTACGTTTTGCAACGAATTCATCGCGCCTTGCGCATCGTGAGGAAATATGCGGGCTGTTGCAAATCGAGCTCAGCAAGCGACCGGCTGCAGAATGGTTGTCTCTGCTAACGGATGCAGGAGTTCCAAATGCTCCGGTATATGACTTGCAGCAGTTATTTGATGATCCGCATGTACAGGCAAGAGAAATGAAAGTGGAGGTTACTCATTCGACTGTTGGTCGCATCCCGATGGTGGGCACTCCGCTTAAGCTATCAAGAACGCCGGTCCAGATTCGACAGCATCCGCCGATGGCAGGGGAGCATACACGCGATATTTTGCTAGAGTACGGCTTTGGGCAGGAACAAATTGAGCAGTGGATTCATGATTCTATCATTTAA
- the typA gene encoding translational GTPase TypA: MSVRKDLRNIAIIAHVDHGKTTLVDKMLIQSGTFRSNEQVQERMMDSNDLERERGITILAKNTAVNFEDYVINIMDTPGHADFGGEVERIMKMVDGVLLVVDAFEGCMPQTRFVLKKALEQKVTPILVINKIDRENARPAEVVDEVYDLFIDLDATEEQLDFPVIYASGINGTASRTPEKQDDDLRALFETIVEYMPGPAGDFEAPLQFQVTMLDYNEYLGRIGVGRIQRGTIRRSDTVAQMRRDGSVKQVRINKLFGFLGLKRVEIEEAKAGDIIAVAGVDEINVGETLSDVEVQEALPLLTIDEPTLQMSFLVNNSPFAGREGKHVTSRKLRDRLMAELETDVSLRVDEVTPEQYTVSGRGELHLSILVENMRREGYELQVSKPEVIIREIDGVKSEPTERLTIDVPEEYTGAVMESLGARKAEMVNMVNNGFGAVRLEFIIPSRGLIGYRTEFLTQTRGYGILNHSFDSYRPVVAGSVGGRRAGVLVSMIDGKSTMYGMLGVEDRGLLFVNPGTEIYEGMIVGEHNRDNDLVVNISKEKHATNVRSATKDETVKLKTPRIMSLEEALEYLNDDEYCEVTPESIRLRKKHLKKSDRERAAKQAKFV; this comes from the coding sequence ATGAGTGTACGCAAAGACCTCCGCAATATTGCGATTATCGCGCACGTTGACCACGGGAAAACAACCCTCGTTGATAAAATGCTGATTCAATCCGGAACTTTCCGTTCTAATGAACAAGTTCAGGAACGCATGATGGACTCAAACGATCTGGAACGCGAGCGTGGCATTACGATTCTGGCCAAAAATACGGCCGTAAACTTCGAAGATTATGTCATTAATATTATGGATACACCAGGACACGCCGACTTCGGCGGTGAAGTGGAACGTATTATGAAAATGGTAGACGGAGTGCTGCTCGTTGTAGACGCATTTGAAGGCTGTATGCCGCAAACACGTTTCGTGCTGAAAAAAGCGCTCGAGCAAAAAGTAACACCGATTCTTGTTATTAACAAAATCGACCGCGAAAACGCCCGCCCGGCGGAAGTCGTGGATGAAGTATATGATCTATTCATTGACCTCGATGCGACAGAAGAACAACTGGACTTCCCAGTTATTTATGCATCGGGCATTAACGGTACAGCAAGCCGCACACCAGAAAAGCAAGATGATGATCTGCGTGCGCTGTTCGAAACCATTGTTGAGTATATGCCGGGACCAGCAGGCGACTTTGAAGCGCCGCTACAGTTCCAGGTAACGATGCTTGACTACAACGAATACTTGGGTCGCATCGGGGTAGGCCGCATTCAGCGCGGAACAATCCGCCGTAGCGATACCGTAGCACAGATGCGCCGTGATGGTTCTGTCAAACAAGTTCGCATCAACAAACTGTTCGGCTTCCTTGGCCTGAAGCGTGTTGAAATCGAAGAAGCAAAAGCAGGCGATATTATCGCCGTTGCAGGCGTAGATGAAATTAACGTTGGGGAAACACTCTCCGATGTGGAAGTACAGGAAGCACTTCCGTTGCTTACAATCGATGAACCGACACTGCAGATGTCGTTCCTTGTTAATAACAGTCCATTCGCCGGTCGTGAAGGCAAACACGTAACATCTCGCAAGCTGCGTGATCGTCTGATGGCTGAGCTTGAAACAGATGTAAGTCTGCGTGTTGATGAAGTCACACCAGAGCAATACACTGTATCAGGACGCGGTGAACTTCACCTGTCCATCCTGGTTGAGAACATGCGCCGTGAAGGATATGAGCTTCAAGTATCCAAACCGGAAGTTATCATCCGTGAAATTGACGGTGTAAAATCCGAACCGACGGAGCGTCTGACGATTGACGTTCCAGAAGAATATACGGGTGCTGTTATGGAATCCCTCGGTGCACGTAAAGCGGAAATGGTCAACATGGTGAATAATGGCTTCGGCGCTGTCCGCCTTGAGTTCATCATTCCATCCCGTGGCCTGATCGGGTACCGGACAGAATTCCTGACCCAAACACGCGGCTATGGCATTCTGAACCACTCATTTGACAGCTACCGTCCGGTTGTGGCAGGTTCTGTCGGCGGACGCCGTGCCGGTGTACTCGTATCCATGATCGATGGCAAATCCACCATGTACGGCATGCTGGGCGTAGAAGACCGCGGTCTTCTGTTCGTAAACCCAGGTACAGAAATTTATGAAGGCATGATCGTAGGCGAGCATAATCGTGATAACGATCTCGTTGTAAACATCAGCAAAGAAAAGCACGCAACCAATGTTCGCTCCGCAACAAAGGACGAAACCGTTAAGCTGAAAACTCCGCGCATTATGTCACTTGAAGAAGCGCTTGAGTACCTCAATGACGATGAGTACTGTGAAGTTACGCCAGAATCAATCCGTCTGCGTAAGAAACACCTCAAGAAATCTGACCGTGAACGTGCGGCTAAACAAGCAAAATTCGTATAA
- the pckA gene encoding phosphoenolpyruvate carboxykinase (ATP) — protein METKTNKELKDILTNENVHFNLSVAQLTEMAVLRNGSKLTSTGAVSAQTGKYTGRSPKDKFIVDEPSVHGKVDWGSVNRPISEEVFDNLYQEVLNYLGTKELFVFDGFAGADKKYQLPIRVVNEFAWHNLFVHELFIRPTAEELKTYTPEFTIVSAPNFQADSAVHGTNSEAFIIINFKKKIVLIGGTHYAGEMKKSIFSIMNYLLPQQGVLSMHCSANMGKDGDVALFFGLSGTGKTTLSADPERMLIGDDEHGWSDHGVFNIEGGCYAKCINLSAEKEPEIYNAIKFGSVLENVVVDENTREADYDDNSLTENTRAAYPIDYIPNALIPSVAGNPNVVIFLTADAFGVLPPIAKLTKEQAMFHFLSGYTSKLAGTERGVTEPEATFSTCFGAPFLPLAPRVYAEMLGEKIDQHNAQVYLVNTGWSGGPYGVGKRMNLPYTRAMITSALKGELDKEEFEAHPVFGVLVPKNVTGVPADILNPRNTWADKEAYDVQAKKLAALFVENFETFSDMPENIRNAAPKAN, from the coding sequence ATGGAGACTAAGACGAACAAGGAATTGAAGGATATTCTCACAAACGAGAATGTGCACTTTAATTTGTCGGTGGCACAACTGACTGAAATGGCAGTACTGCGCAACGGCAGCAAGCTGACTTCTACAGGAGCTGTAAGCGCTCAGACAGGCAAATACACCGGACGTTCTCCTAAAGATAAATTTATTGTTGATGAACCTTCTGTACACGGCAAAGTTGACTGGGGTTCAGTAAACCGACCAATCTCAGAAGAAGTATTCGACAACTTATACCAGGAAGTTCTGAACTATCTCGGCACAAAAGAACTGTTTGTATTCGACGGTTTTGCAGGAGCTGACAAAAAATATCAACTTCCGATTCGTGTTGTCAACGAATTCGCATGGCATAACCTGTTCGTACATGAGTTGTTTATCCGTCCAACTGCGGAAGAACTTAAGACATACACACCGGAATTCACAATCGTAAGTGCACCGAACTTCCAGGCAGATTCAGCTGTTCACGGCACGAATTCCGAAGCATTCATCATCATAAACTTCAAGAAAAAAATCGTTCTCATCGGTGGTACGCACTATGCAGGCGAGATGAAAAAATCTATCTTCTCGATCATGAACTACCTGCTTCCACAACAAGGTGTACTGTCCATGCACTGTTCTGCTAACATGGGCAAAGACGGCGATGTAGCCCTGTTCTTTGGTCTGTCCGGAACAGGTAAAACTACCCTGTCGGCTGACCCTGAACGCATGCTGATCGGTGACGATGAGCACGGCTGGTCTGACCACGGCGTATTCAATATCGAAGGCGGTTGCTATGCAAAATGCATCAATCTGTCTGCAGAGAAAGAACCTGAAATCTACAATGCTATCAAATTCGGTTCCGTACTGGAAAATGTTGTCGTTGACGAAAATACACGTGAGGCTGACTACGATGATAACAGCCTGACAGAAAATACACGGGCTGCTTACCCGATCGATTACATTCCGAACGCTCTTATTCCAAGCGTTGCAGGTAACCCGAACGTTGTAATTTTCCTGACAGCTGACGCATTCGGCGTACTGCCTCCTATCGCGAAGCTGACAAAAGAACAAGCGATGTTCCACTTCCTGTCTGGCTACACAAGTAAACTTGCTGGTACAGAGCGCGGCGTAACAGAACCGGAAGCAACATTCTCTACATGCTTCGGCGCACCGTTCCTTCCGCTCGCACCACGCGTATATGCAGAAATGCTCGGTGAGAAGATCGACCAGCATAATGCGCAAGTATATCTCGTAAACACAGGCTGGTCTGGTGGTCCATACGGCGTAGGTAAGCGTATGAATCTGCCATATACACGTGCAATGATTACATCTGCTCTTAAAGGCGAACTGGATAAAGAAGAATTCGAAGCGCATCCGGTATTCGGCGTACTCGTACCGAAAAACGTAACAGGCGTTCCGGCTGATATCCTCAATCCGCGCAACACTTGGGCTGATAAGGAAGCATATGACGTACAAGCGAAGAAACTCGCAGCTCTGTTCGTGGAAAACTTCGAGACGTTCTCTGATATGCCAGAAAACATTCGCAACGCTGCTCCAAAAGCAAACTAA
- a CDS encoding HAD-IIB family hydrolase has translation MSQFVTHLLATDLDGTLVGDKEALHGLFAYYDRLPYRVVLVYITGRHKASALELMQKERLPMPDVLITDVGTEIYSGPDFVPDEGWQHHMEASWKAEQLAGIASQCQELMPQNVPAAYRLSYTVWNQHPVCKLEEQLQAAGIPHKLIVSSGRDVDILPPNGGKGEALRYVLASRGWEQAQVLVAGDSGNDHEMIMLGYPAVIVGNAQPELTQVAAHPSVFHAKRVCAGGIQEAWEYFYGGIITDKRTKISTK, from the coding sequence ATGTCACAGTTCGTCACACATCTTTTGGCTACCGATCTGGACGGAACACTGGTTGGTGACAAAGAAGCTCTGCATGGATTATTTGCGTATTATGACAGACTTCCGTACCGGGTAGTGCTTGTCTACATCACAGGCCGTCACAAAGCATCGGCACTTGAGCTTATGCAGAAGGAGCGACTGCCAATGCCGGATGTTTTAATTACCGATGTTGGAACGGAGATATACAGTGGGCCAGACTTTGTGCCGGATGAAGGCTGGCAGCATCATATGGAAGCTTCCTGGAAAGCAGAACAGCTTGCAGGGATTGCATCTCAATGCCAGGAACTTATGCCACAAAATGTTCCAGCGGCGTATCGTCTTTCTTACACCGTTTGGAACCAGCATCCAGTATGCAAGCTGGAAGAGCAATTACAAGCAGCGGGAATTCCTCACAAACTAATTGTAAGCAGTGGCCGCGATGTAGATATACTCCCTCCGAATGGTGGAAAGGGAGAAGCGTTGCGCTATGTGCTTGCTTCTCGTGGTTGGGAACAAGCACAAGTGCTCGTCGCTGGTGATTCCGGCAACGACCACGAGATGATCATGCTTGGCTATCCTGCTGTCATTGTAGGGAATGCTCAGCCTGAACTGACGCAAGTAGCAGCACATCCGTCTGTTTTTCATGCGAAGCGTGTTTGTGCAGGCGGGATACAGGAAGCCTGGGAGTATTTTTATGGCGGAATTATTACTGACAAAAGAACAAAAATTTCGACAAAATAA
- a CDS encoding glycosyltransferase, translated as MKRRVLFISDHGDPLAKLGGVQAGGQNNYVHQLALALEKHGYRIDVVTHWCDPNTPCIEMFGERCRVIRIAAGYKGFVSKNEMYDRLPAFYKEMNRILSPGSYDIIHTHYWLSGLLGKRVRNEYGVPLVHTSHSLGAAKEKATGIKDEVRLEAERDVLSSVEAIIATTANERELIHAFVAQPAPVSVLPIGVASSFYMRPNRIQLRRQMGYNGPLIFFAGRLEETKGVETLLDAFRQLLAREGAPEGTRLVLAGGQAEVIDLAKRLPLAEQVLSWLKGLEGRVEFIGPKSQAELAEWFNAATVTVVPSYYESFGMVAAEAQACGSPVIASRVGGLQNVVHAGETGLLVEPKNAEDLSLALEVLLSNDLLAQRLGKQAAQMAQQDYRWSIISERMSALYEEVLAHVTVRHTSFGYRSGRNTGW; from the coding sequence GTGAAGCGTAGAGTCCTGTTTATTTCTGATCATGGCGATCCGCTGGCCAAACTGGGCGGGGTTCAGGCAGGCGGTCAGAATAACTATGTACATCAGCTGGCATTGGCCCTTGAAAAACATGGATATCGGATAGATGTAGTCACACACTGGTGTGACCCGAATACGCCTTGCATTGAGATGTTTGGTGAGAGGTGCAGAGTGATTCGGATTGCGGCAGGGTACAAAGGCTTTGTATCGAAGAATGAAATGTATGATAGGCTACCAGCTTTTTATAAAGAAATGAATCGGATTCTGTCGCCTGGTTCCTACGATATTATCCATACCCATTACTGGCTGTCTGGATTGCTTGGCAAACGCGTCCGTAATGAATATGGTGTTCCACTCGTACACACATCGCATTCTCTGGGGGCTGCTAAAGAAAAAGCAACAGGTATAAAAGATGAGGTCAGACTCGAAGCCGAGCGAGATGTGCTCAGTTCCGTTGAAGCAATTATCGCCACAACCGCAAATGAAAGGGAACTGATTCATGCATTTGTAGCACAGCCTGCTCCGGTATCGGTACTTCCGATCGGTGTGGCGTCCTCTTTTTATATGCGTCCGAATCGTATACAGCTACGCAGACAGATGGGGTATAACGGCCCGCTTATTTTTTTTGCGGGCCGCCTGGAAGAAACAAAAGGAGTGGAAACACTTCTCGACGCTTTTCGCCAACTTCTTGCACGAGAAGGAGCACCGGAAGGAACACGCCTTGTACTAGCAGGCGGTCAGGCGGAAGTAATTGACTTAGCTAAGCGTCTGCCACTCGCGGAGCAGGTGCTGTCCTGGCTAAAAGGATTAGAAGGTCGTGTGGAATTCATTGGGCCTAAATCACAGGCAGAGCTTGCGGAATGGTTTAATGCAGCGACAGTGACGGTCGTGCCATCGTATTATGAATCATTCGGCATGGTGGCAGCGGAAGCGCAGGCATGCGGTAGCCCAGTTATTGCATCTCGGGTTGGCGGTCTGCAAAATGTAGTGCATGCCGGGGAGACGGGTCTTCTTGTCGAGCCGAAAAATGCCGAAGATCTATCACTGGCGCTTGAAGTACTTCTCAGCAATGATCTACTGGCGCAACGGCTTGGCAAGCAGGCGGCTCAGATGGCGCAGCAGGATTATCGGTGGTCGATTATTTCAGAGCGAATGAGTGCTTTATATGAGGAGGTGCTTGCCCATGTCACAGTTCGTCACACATCTTTTGGCTACCGATCTGGACGGAACACTGGTTGGTGA